From the Chryseobacterium sp. G0201 genome, the window TCCTAAAATAATGAAGAAGTAACACACTCCAAAATTAATAAGCTCACTTCCATTATTTCCTGCTTCAATAAATCCAAAAATACCGATGACCGCAATAATGGGAGCGGGAATTAAAAATTTCCACGAAACTCTGTTCGTTAAAAATGATGCTACAAAAAATACAACTAAAGAAATAACGTATACAGCAATTCCACCAATTATTTTTTCTACTTCAGGATCTATTTTAAAACTAATAATTAAGCCTAAAACATATACCACCGTCATGATTAAAATAGGTACAATAACTTTTGAAAAATTGTTTCCTTCATTTAAAAATTTATCATGCTGAAATGCCAATGTTCCTTTGAAACTATTGACTACATTTTCAATTTTTGAATTATATTTTCCATCAAACTTCAAGGTATCATTTCCTGTAAAAAGAGTGTTCATCAAATTGATCTCTTCCTTAGGTAAAGACTGATCGGGTTCTTTTAATTTATTTAAAGTAAATGTCTTTGTATTGAAAAGTCCTAAAATTCCGGAATCTTCACCTTCAATTATCTTTAAATATCCTTTTACAGCAAGGTTGACGATTGAAGCAGTTAGAAATTTATTTTTAAAACTTTCATCCTGCAAATATCCTAACGAAGCCGGCGAAAGATCTTCCGGAACGTTAAATTGTGGATAAACTGTTGGTTTATCAGGATCAACACCATATTTCCTCCATGTTGAATAGTAATAGAAGATCAAACCTAGAAATATGATCATTCCACCTATTAAAATACCAAATTTTTCTAGAAAAGTTGGCGGTGGCGGCGGAATCATAATTCCTTTTTGAAATCCTGCGGCAATGGTTAATCCCTCATTCGGAGCTAAATTCGTTGCAGACCACTCCATCGAATTATCTGATAAAATTGTAGAAGTACAGTTTTGAGAATCATTTCCGTAAGAGCCCGTATAACATGAATTTTGAAGAATTTTTGCGCCTTCAGGAAGCGTAATCTTTGCGGAAATGGTGTCAATTGCAAAATCCCAAACCGTTCCGTTGACATTCCAATATACCTCATCATATTTATCAAAAAATCCGATCTGATTTTCTGTTTTATATTGTATTTCATATTTATAGTCACCAGGACTTAGAATTACATCCTTATTTCCGACATATATTTTCAGATAACCGTCTTCAGTTTCTGTATGATAATCTTCCTCTACTCCATCTTTTTTTACGGAGATAATGTCATACTTTACTTTCTGAGTTTTGTTATTTAAGTTTCTCGACAAAGGAAGTGCGCGATAAATTCCTCTTTTAATATTGATTCCCAGACTGTGGACGTTGATGTTTTCTGTAATATTCAGGGCAGATTTTTTATCAACATTAATATCAGAATGGAAAGAGGTAATTCGTTCAACTTCAGCTTTACGATCTTCTATACTGTCATTTTCCTGCGAAAAAGCCAATGTAAAAAACAGTAAATAAAAAAGTAATAAAAATCTTTTCATTCTTTAAAACTTTACTGTTGGAACTTCTCTTTCTGCAATATTATCCAATTCGAAGAATGGCGATTTCTCGAACTTATACATATTAGCGATAATATTACTAGGAAAAGATTCTACCAATGTATTGTTATCACGAACGGTTCCGTTGTAATATCTTCTTGATTTTTCGATATCGTTTTCTATGGAAGTTAATTCAGATTGTAATTGTTGGAAATTAGTATTTGCTTTCAAATCCGGATATTGCTCTGCAACAGCGAATAAATTCATCATTGCCTGATTCAGGTTTTTCTCTGCAGCTTCCTTAGATTCTACAGAATTGGCACCTACAGCCTGAGCTCTTGCTCTCGTCACACTGTCCAATGTTTCGCGTTCGTGGGTTGCATAACCTTTTACTGTTTCTACCAAATTGGGGATAAGATCGTGACGTTTTTTAAGCATTACATCAATACTGCTCCACGCTTCCTGAACCAGATTTTTCAGTTTTACCAAACGGTTATAAATAGAAACTCCGTACAGAAGGAATATTAC encodes:
- a CDS encoding DUF2207 domain-containing protein; translated protein: MKRFLLLFYLLFFTLAFSQENDSIEDRKAEVERITSFHSDINVDKKSALNITENINVHSLGINIKRGIYRALPLSRNLNNKTQKVKYDIISVKKDGVEEDYHTETEDGYLKIYVGNKDVILSPGDYKYEIQYKTENQIGFFDKYDEVYWNVNGTVWDFAIDTISAKITLPEGAKILQNSCYTGSYGNDSQNCTSTILSDNSMEWSATNLAPNEGLTIAAGFQKGIMIPPPPPTFLEKFGILIGGMIIFLGLIFYYYSTWRKYGVDPDKPTVYPQFNVPEDLSPASLGYLQDESFKNKFLTASIVNLAVKGYLKIIEGEDSGILGLFNTKTFTLNKLKEPDQSLPKEEINLMNTLFTGNDTLKFDGKYNSKIENVVNSFKGTLAFQHDKFLNEGNNFSKVIVPILIMTVVYVLGLIISFKIDPEVEKIIGGIAVYVISLVVFFVASFLTNRVSWKFLIPAPIIAVIGIFGFIEAGNNGSELINFGVCYFFIILGFTSLVIYQYLIKRPSDEKLRKKSLIEGFKMYMGAAENEQLKFHNPPQMTPQVFETLLPFAMVLGVDDIWGKKFETMVKNMASGTEYVHAWYIGSSINHLSFGNTLNSSLTNSIRSASTQPSSSSSGSGGGGFSGGGGGGGGGGGW
- a CDS encoding LemA family protein encodes the protein MITLIIVIALVVIFLLYGVSIYNRLVKLKNLVQEAWSSIDVMLKKRHDLIPNLVETVKGYATHERETLDSVTRARAQAVGANSVESKEAAEKNLNQAMMNLFAVAEQYPDLKANTNFQQLQSELTSIENDIEKSRRYYNGTVRDNNTLVESFPSNIIANMYKFEKSPFFELDNIAEREVPTVKF